From a single Hymenobacter sp. YIM 151500-1 genomic region:
- the frr gene encoding ribosome recycling factor has protein sequence MDEDIKFYLDEAEESMGKALQHTSVEMTRIRAGKASPAMLDSLRVDYYGTPTPVAQVANVSAPDARTLFIKPWEKNMISEIAKAIKNSDLGLNPQSDAEGVRLNIPAMTEERRRDLVKQAKSESESGKVRIRSIRKDVNESLRKLLKDGASEDAIKDAEAKVQKATDSYISKVDELLSRKEAEIMTI, from the coding sequence ATGGACGAAGACATCAAGTTTTACCTGGACGAAGCCGAGGAATCGATGGGCAAAGCCCTGCAACACACCAGCGTGGAAATGACGCGCATCCGGGCTGGCAAGGCCTCCCCGGCCATGCTCGACTCGCTGCGGGTGGATTACTACGGCACGCCCACGCCCGTGGCCCAGGTAGCCAACGTGTCGGCCCCCGATGCCCGCACGCTGTTTATCAAGCCCTGGGAGAAAAACATGATTTCCGAAATTGCCAAGGCCATCAAAAACAGCGACCTGGGCCTGAACCCCCAATCCGATGCCGAGGGCGTGCGCCTGAACATCCCGGCCATGACCGAGGAGCGGCGCCGGGACCTGGTGAAGCAGGCCAAGTCGGAATCGGAGAGCGGCAAGGTGCGCATCCGCAGCATCCGCAAGGACGTGAATGAGTCGCTGCGCAAGCTGCTAAAGGATGGCGCCTCGGAAGACGCCATCAAGGACGCCGAAGCCAAAGTGCAGAAAGCCACCGACTCCTATATCAGCAAAGTAGACGAGCTGCTGAGCCGCAAGGAAGCCGAAATCATGACTATTTAG
- the pyrH gene encoding UMP kinase has translation MKYKRILLKLSGEALMGQQQYGIDAERLMQYAEEIRAVAATGTQVAVVIGGGNIFRGVQAEAFGLDRVQGDYMGMLATVINSMALQSALEKLGIPTRLLSGVTIQRVCEPYIRRRALRHLEKGRVVIFGAGIGSPYFTTDSAASLRAIEIEADVVLKGTRVDGIYSADPEKDPTAVRYPQITFDEVMEKNLNVMDMTAFTLCKENNLPIIVFDMNKEGNLQRLIDGDMVGTLVTMNGSASGFDSKHSSLQPSVQNTSAEQA, from the coding sequence TTGAAGTACAAACGAATCCTGCTGAAGCTGAGCGGCGAGGCCCTGATGGGCCAGCAGCAATACGGTATTGATGCTGAGCGCCTGATGCAGTACGCCGAAGAAATCAGGGCGGTAGCCGCTACGGGCACGCAGGTAGCCGTGGTTATTGGCGGCGGCAACATCTTCCGGGGTGTGCAGGCCGAAGCCTTTGGCCTCGACCGGGTGCAGGGCGACTATATGGGCATGCTGGCCACGGTAATTAACTCCATGGCCCTGCAAAGCGCCCTGGAGAAGCTGGGCATCCCGACGCGGCTGCTGTCGGGCGTCACTATTCAGCGGGTGTGTGAGCCCTACATCCGCCGCCGGGCCCTACGCCACTTAGAAAAGGGGCGCGTGGTCATCTTTGGGGCGGGCATTGGTTCCCCCTACTTCACCACCGACTCGGCAGCGTCGTTGCGGGCCATTGAGATTGAGGCTGACGTGGTGCTGAAGGGCACGCGCGTGGACGGCATCTACTCCGCCGACCCTGAGAAGGACCCCACGGCCGTGCGCTACCCGCAAATTACCTTTGATGAGGTAATGGAAAAGAACCTGAACGTGATGGATATGACGGCGTTTACGCTGTGCAAGGAGAATAATCTGCCCATCATCGTGTTCGACATGAACAAGGAAGGCAACTTGCAGCGTCTTATCGACGGCGACATGGTGGGCACTTTGGTGACGATGAACGGCAGCGCCTCAGGCTTCGACTCTAAGCACAGCAGCCTGCAACCAAGCGTGCAAAACACCTCAGCCGAACAAGCTTAG
- a CDS encoding biotin/lipoyl-containing protein — protein MLQVRAGSSAQLWEIEYSPTGSITVNGQPFTWDLSPLGNGRYHLLHEGRSYTAELLAADYAAKTISLKLNGQRLELQAKDRFDLLLDKLGMSNAAAGKVNELKAPMPGLIVDIRVTPGQTVQKGDPLLVLEAMKMENILKAPGDGTVAAVKVTLRDNVTKGQVLVQFA, from the coding sequence ATGCTACAGGTACGCGCCGGCTCTTCGGCCCAGCTCTGGGAAATTGAGTACAGCCCCACAGGCTCGATTACCGTAAATGGCCAGCCTTTCACCTGGGACTTGAGCCCCTTGGGTAACGGCCGCTACCACCTGCTGCACGAGGGCCGCTCGTACACGGCCGAGCTGCTGGCCGCCGACTACGCCGCCAAAACCATTTCGCTGAAGCTCAACGGCCAGCGCCTGGAGCTGCAAGCCAAAGACCGGTTCGACCTGCTGCTGGACAAGCTGGGCATGAGCAATGCAGCCGCCGGAAAAGTGAACGAGCTGAAAGCCCCCATGCCGGGCCTAATCGTGGATATTCGGGTGACACCAGGCCAGACCGTGCAGAAGGGCGACCCGCTGCTGGTGCTGGAAGCCATGAAGATGGAAAACATCCTGAAGGCCCCCGGCGACGGAACCGTGGCTGCTGTTAAAGTAACTTTGCGTGACAACGTGACTAAAGGCCAAGTCCTGGTGCAGTTTGCCTAA
- a CDS encoding M1 family metallopeptidase, with protein MKYSILGALGLALMCQVTAPAQAVKSSKPAVVTKPAIRKKIPAAPEPASASAPAPAPVPNWLPSTNPVQPAATIVHDLLDTKLDVRFDWAKQWLLGTATLTVRPHFYPQSQLVLDAKGFDVKTVELVSSAGKKDLKYTYDKRRLTIALDRQYPRTEQYQVRIQYVAKPNELPSTGGSEAITGDKGLYFINPLGTDKSKPRQVWTQGETEASSCWFPTIDRPNQRMTQEISITVENGFRTLSNGLLTTSRRNSDGTRTDVWKQSLPSAPYLTMLAAGNFAVVADTWRGKPVEYYVDPAYQPTAKQVFGNTPEMLDFFSKKLGVEYPWEKYSQVAVHDFVSGAMENTTATVIQQQLVQFTPRELPDVSYETEAVIAHELFHHWFGDYVTSESWSNLPLNESFADYSEFLWAEHKHGADEAALVHQTKLSNYLQEAQDKREPLIRYRYANQEDMFDRHSYDKGGRVLHMLRHYVGDEAFFASLNRYLNQHKFSATEIAKLRIAFEETTGEDLMWFFDQWFMQRGHPELRVAHAFSNGAVVLRVQQVQDTLFQPVYRLPVTVTTWTNNQPTDHRIVVTKADQTFRLPATQRPSLVKFDSDGILLAQVTEEKSQEELLYQFSHARNYLQKYEAIEELRSKSGDLIVSSMLRNALNDPFWAVRLAAVNALRKYKGAEGNAVRKDLQRVAMNEKKGRVRAAAIGALSTFQNEDFSQEYHAALKDSSYLVVGAAIEALAKAPTVSTRAEVSALQNTRNPALMTALANYYGLNGTADDYQWFLKRSQDAPNEVLYTLLESFGMLMQRMPPIEREKGIARLESLARTHSHFYVRLGAYKGLHQLIPSMPTLKPTLQDIRAKEKDDNLKSIYSLIQ; from the coding sequence ATGAAATACTCGATCCTCGGCGCTCTTGGCTTGGCGCTGATGTGTCAGGTGACGGCTCCCGCTCAGGCGGTTAAGTCCAGCAAACCGGCCGTAGTAACAAAGCCGGCCATTCGCAAGAAAATACCGGCCGCGCCCGAGCCGGCTTCCGCGTCGGCGCCAGCGCCGGCCCCGGTGCCTAACTGGCTGCCGTCTACCAACCCGGTGCAGCCCGCCGCTACCATCGTGCACGACCTGCTCGATACCAAGCTGGACGTGCGCTTCGACTGGGCCAAGCAGTGGCTGCTGGGCACGGCCACGCTCACGGTGCGTCCGCACTTCTACCCGCAAAGCCAGCTGGTGCTCGATGCCAAAGGCTTCGACGTGAAAACCGTGGAGCTGGTGAGCAGCGCGGGCAAAAAGGACTTGAAGTATACGTACGACAAGCGCCGCCTGACTATTGCGCTGGACCGCCAGTACCCGCGCACCGAGCAGTACCAGGTTCGGATTCAGTACGTAGCCAAGCCCAATGAACTGCCCAGCACGGGCGGCAGCGAGGCCATTACCGGCGACAAGGGCCTGTACTTCATCAACCCGCTGGGCACCGACAAAAGCAAGCCCCGCCAGGTGTGGACCCAGGGCGAGACGGAAGCCAGCTCCTGCTGGTTCCCGACCATCGACCGGCCCAACCAGCGCATGACCCAGGAAATTAGCATCACCGTCGAAAACGGGTTTAGAACCCTGTCTAATGGCTTGCTGACAACCTCACGCCGCAACTCCGACGGCACCCGCACCGATGTGTGGAAGCAAAGTCTGCCGTCGGCGCCCTACCTGACCATGCTGGCCGCCGGCAACTTCGCCGTGGTAGCCGATACGTGGCGCGGCAAGCCGGTGGAGTATTACGTCGACCCCGCCTACCAACCCACAGCCAAGCAGGTGTTCGGCAACACGCCCGAAATGCTGGACTTCTTTTCCAAAAAGCTAGGAGTAGAGTATCCGTGGGAGAAATACTCGCAGGTAGCCGTGCACGATTTCGTGTCGGGGGCCATGGAAAATACTACCGCCACCGTCATTCAGCAGCAGCTGGTGCAGTTTACGCCCCGCGAGCTGCCCGACGTGAGCTACGAAACTGAGGCCGTTATTGCCCACGAGCTATTTCACCACTGGTTCGGCGACTACGTGACCAGCGAGTCGTGGAGCAACCTGCCCCTCAACGAGAGTTTCGCCGACTACTCGGAGTTTCTGTGGGCCGAGCACAAGCACGGCGCCGACGAGGCCGCCCTGGTGCACCAAACCAAGCTCAGCAACTACCTGCAAGAAGCCCAGGACAAGCGGGAGCCCCTGATCCGGTATCGTTATGCCAATCAGGAGGATATGTTTGACCGGCACTCTTACGACAAGGGCGGGCGGGTGCTGCACATGCTGCGTCATTACGTCGGCGACGAGGCCTTTTTTGCCTCCCTGAACCGCTACCTGAACCAGCATAAGTTTTCAGCCACCGAAATAGCCAAGCTGCGCATTGCCTTCGAGGAAACCACTGGCGAAGACCTGATGTGGTTTTTCGACCAGTGGTTTATGCAGCGCGGCCACCCCGAACTGCGCGTGGCCCACGCCTTCAGCAACGGCGCTGTAGTGTTGCGGGTGCAGCAGGTACAGGATACCCTGTTTCAGCCCGTGTACCGGCTGCCTGTCACCGTCACCACCTGGACCAATAACCAGCCCACCGACCACCGCATCGTCGTTACGAAAGCTGACCAGACCTTCCGGCTGCCCGCTACGCAGCGCCCCAGCCTCGTGAAGTTCGACAGCGACGGTATTCTGCTGGCTCAGGTTACCGAGGAAAAGTCGCAGGAGGAACTGCTTTACCAGTTCAGCCACGCCCGCAACTACCTGCAGAAGTACGAAGCCATTGAAGAGCTGCGCAGCAAGTCTGGCGACTTGATTGTAAGCTCCATGCTGCGCAACGCCCTCAACGACCCTTTTTGGGCGGTGCGCCTGGCAGCCGTGAATGCGCTGCGCAAATACAAAGGCGCAGAAGGCAATGCGGTGCGCAAAGATTTGCAGCGGGTGGCAATGAACGAAAAGAAGGGCCGGGTGCGCGCCGCCGCCATCGGCGCTCTGTCCACGTTTCAAAATGAGGACTTCAGCCAGGAATACCACGCGGCCCTGAAAGACAGTTCCTATTTGGTAGTGGGGGCGGCTATTGAGGCTTTGGCGAAAGCGCCCACCGTTTCAACACGGGCCGAAGTCAGTGCGCTGCAAAACACCCGTAATCCTGCCCTCATGACGGCGCTGGCCAACTACTACGGCCTCAACGGCACTGCCGACGACTACCAGTGGTTTTTGAAGCGCAGCCAGGATGCTCCCAACGAAGTGCTCTACACACTGCTCGAAAGCTTTGGGATGTTGATGCAGCGGATGCCGCCCATTGAGCGTGAAAAGGGCATTGCTCGGTTGGAAAGCCTGGCCCGCACGCACTCGCACTTCTATGTGCGGCTGGGGGCCTACAAAGGTCTGCACCAGCTGATACCCAGCATGCCCACACTTAAACCGACTCTGCAAGATATCCGGGCCAAGGAAAAGGACGATAACCTGAAATCTATCTACAGTCTGATTCAATAA